The segment TGTTTGCTCCAAAAGACCTCATAGCTTCAATACTTGCTATAATATCCTTTGAAAAAATAATATCTTTAATTTCAGTTTCATCTTCACTTAGACTTGCACAAATAATAGCTCTATGACTCATACTCTTTGATGGTGGAATTTTTATATCACCACTTAAATTACAAGGTTCTATTCTTATATCACTCATAAATTTCACCTATTTCCTTCAATAAATTAATCTAAGATTTATAAAATTTTAATTATCAGTTATGTAATTAAAAACCTGATCTTTTTTAATTTTCTTTATATAGCTTTCTCCTATATTCCTAATTAATATAATATTTATACTGTTTTCTATACATTTTTTATCTAAACTAATAGTTTGCACAATTTTATTTGTATCAATTTTTTCAAAAGTATAAGGCAAATTATATTTAATCAATAAATTTTTAATTTTATCAGAAGTTCCTTTTTCAGTTTCCTTATTCCTCTCGGAATTCTTTGTAATTAAATACATTCCTATAGCCACTGCTTCTCCGTGGGTATACTTTGAATAATTAAAATAGGTTTCTATTGCATGTCCTATTGTATGTCCAAAATTTAAAATCATTCTCTTTCCCGTATCTTTTTCATCTTCTTCTACAAATTCTTTCTTTATAGTACAGCATTTATAAATAACATAATCTATATCCTCATAAAGTTCTTTATCTGACTTATAATTTTCAAGCTTTAAAAAAGCTCCTTGCTTTTTATACATCCATACTTAATACACTCTGAAAGGCCATCATTAAAAACCCTTTTCTCTAAGGACATTAAAACCTCTGGATCAACAAAAACTGCCTTAGGATGATAAAAACTACCTATTAGATTTTTCCCTCTTTCAAGATCAATTCCTACTTTTCCACCAATACTACTATCAATTTGAGAAAGCAAGGTAGTTGGAATTTGAATAAAAGGAATCCCTCTTAAAAATGTTGCAGCGGCAAATCCACCTAAATCTCCTACAACTCCACCACCAAAAGTTAAAATAATATCCTTTCTTGTAAGGTTAAAATCTAAAAAACCACTATATATGTCTTGAAGCACATTAATATTTTTACTTTTTTCTCCATTTTTTATAATAATAAATTTTACCAAATAACCACTATCTATAAGGTTTTTTTCATTCTGTCTCCATAAATTCTATAAACCTTATCATCAGTAACTACTGCTATCTTTTTTCCTTTATAAATATTTCTTATATTAAGACCTATTTGTTCAAATAAACCTTTTTGAATAAAAATTTCATAATTTTTCCCCGGTAAATCAATACTTAACTTCCTCACTTAAATCATATCCTCTCTAATTTCTCTCACTTCATCAAAGATTCTATTTAAATTACATACATCACCTTTTTGTACAAATCTCTTTATAATTTCAAGTTCATCAATTAATTTATTCATTTCATTTACAACATTTTCTTTATTTTCTGCTAAAAGTTCGCTCCACAAACGAGAGTTTATATTTGATACCCTTGTAATATCCCTAAAACTTCCCCCAAAGCACAGATTGTCCTTAAAAAATCTTCTATTTTTAATAAAAGCAGCAGCTAATACATGGGGTAATTGACTTACATAAGCTATCATCTCATCGTGTTCTTTGGAATTCATCTCCACAATTTTTCTTATATTTATCTTATTTAAAATTTCTTTAAGTATTTTAATATTCTCAAGTTTATTATTAGCAGTAATTAAGATATAATCTGAACCTTCAAATATTTTTTCAGATGATATATCAAAGCCTTTACTTTCTTTTCCTGCCATTGGA is part of the Haloimpatiens sp. FM7315 genome and harbors:
- a CDS encoding prephenate dehydrogenase, with amino-acid sequence MDFSKFNLSIVGLGLIGGSFAKALRKCGFKNIWALDVNENSLKKAEKLGIIDKGFMDSKIPLSKSDIVIMCLYPELEVKFLKDNVKYLKKGCIVTDVTGVKESMISEIQRIMPKDLDFIPGHPMAGKESKGFDISSEKIFEGSDYILITANNKLENIKILKEILNKINIRKIVEMNSKEHDEMIAYVSQLPHVLAAAFIKNRRFFKDNLCFGGSFRDITRVSNINSRLWSELLAENKENVVNEMNKLIDELEIIKRFVQKGDVCNLNRIFDEVREIREDMI